ATTTGCTTGACTTAATAGTCATAGTATCTGGTGTATAAGTTTGAATCTTTACCGCACTAGACCCGCTCTCTTTTGCTAATTTGATTGACTGTTTTGCTATGATTCTGGTACCAAATAGAAACATACAAGATATTGGGGGGACGCATGTCTAAACACGCCTATGAGCAGTTATCTAGTGGTAGCAATAAAATGTTTGTTGTTGTTGCTGGCAACATTGGAAGCGGAAAGACAACTTTAACAAAGAAACTTTCAGAACGTTTGTCTTGGTTCGCATCTGTCAGAATTTCACAGTGGGTTTCGTGCGTATTCAACAAGCGCTCTTTCAGAGATTCCATTTGAGAGAAATACAAATGATTTTCACTTTGATACAGAGATTATCATCCAGCTCTTTCGTAAATCGTTAAGAGTTTCTGAGATCCCTATTCCAACACACTATGGTGATGAAGTGTGTCATGTGAATGGTTTTCGATATGCATTGGATGTAGTTCGTGCCACTCTCATGAGTCGTATACAGAATCTCGGGCTGCTTTATAGAAGAAAATTTGATGTAGGGGTGAATTTTCGAGCTGAGCCGTATGAGGCAAAACTCGATTTTGATTCTTCTCATTCTAAGACTGTTGAAGCATTCAATGAGCCGCAGAATGTCCTCGACCTTGGATGTGGGGAAGGCGTTGTAGCGCGTGCACTAAGCGAAAAGGGGTGCCAAGTCTCATGTGTGGATCAAAGAGATATTCCAAAGGTTCAGAGATTTGCTAAGCATTTTGAGCAACAGGATCTGAATACGTTCAAGCCGAGCAAATCACTGCGAGCCGATGCATTCGACACAATCTTACTGCTGGACATCATCGAACACCTCAATAATCCTGAGCAGTTTCTTGATCACTTAAGAGACTGTTACGGTTCACAGACTCCGCGAGTAATTATTACGACAGGAAATATCGGATTTATTATTCTTCGCCTAGCACACCTTGTTGGTCAATTTAACTATGGTCCGAGAGGAATACTCGATATCGGTCACAAGAGACTCTTTAACTTTAAGAATCTGATCAGTCTTTTGGAGGAAAGTGGTTATGTCGTTTCACGCTGCGAAGGGATCCCTGCGCCATTTCCTCTTGTATTCAAAAGAGGTCGTATCAGTCGCTTATTGATTGCACTCAACCGTATTGGTATTTCGATATCCAAACGATTGTTCTCCTATCAGATTTATATTGAAGCGCACATGACTCCGAGTGTGCCAGGTCTGCTGCACAATATGTTAGAAGATCCGAAGCAGTCTTCTCAGGAGTTATAAAGGTTGGCTTCCTACCAGTTGAGGCGCACATAAACGAGCCCATGATCCGAGGCTTCCTCAAATTCTCGTATCACTCCACTATCGTAATCGCCCTCTACGCCCGCCTTTTCATACGCATACTGCAAGTTAGTGACAGGCAAGAGAATTTCATCAAGCCATGAAAAAGTATTTCCATACAAATACGTCCCTGATGACTGGAACGTTTGAGGATCATTGGTTAGGACACTTGTGAAGATCGGGGGCAAAACGGCACCAGGTTTACAAAGTGGGACACCCCTTTTACTTAACCTGCACGGCGCTTCGCCTTGGAACCTGGAAAGAATCACCTCTCCTGTCAGGAGCCGAGCACTAGCAGAATCAAAGTGACTATTTCGGTCTCCGAGTAAAACTAAAAGATTCCCATCTCCCTTTAAGAGCTCTTCATTCCTCTGAACGATCACTCGACGCAGCGCTTCGGCCATCTCCATTCGATAGGTCTCCCAAGAAAGATCTGCTCCATCTCCGCTGTTAAACGCCTGTGATTTAAAATGAAAGGTCACAAGGGTCAGCTCACGGGAAGCAGCCTGCTCTTTACCACTGACAACCAGTCGAAGCTGAAGTGGTCCTCGCGCAAACAAGCGTGGCTCTTGACCTTCTGAGACCTTAGGGAGCTCGACCTTGGCGAATGAGGTAAGGCCATTAAATTCAATCCCTTCTTTTTCAACGATAAATCCTACCTGAGAGATTCTATCGTTCGATGGTCCTATATAAGTTACATACTCCTTATTCGTGTAATGCCGTAACCGTAACGCAAGCTCGTCTAATGCTTCTTGTGCTTTCTTCGAATTTGCACCGAGCACTTCTTGAACGGCAATAATCGTACATCCTGCCTTCTGAAAACGTTTCACCAGAGCATGCATCTTGGCTTCCCGTTCTTTTTCATTCTCGGCTTCCTCCCGCCTTTTCATAAGCGCAAGCTCGCCGAAGTTCTCTAGATTCTGGGAACAAATTATCACCTCAGGGAGACCTCGAGGATCCGTCGAATGTTCGAGGATATTTGTTCGATCATTTGCCTGAGCACATAACTGCTCTGCCGGCAGTACCCCGCACGCTAAAATTGCTATGGCAGAGATCCAACCTAAGGGAAGAAATATTTTTTTCATTACCTGATCCCTCCTGACTCCGTTAGCCGAAAACGCGATTTCCTTCTCGGTTCATTTTGGGAAAAAAACTTTTCCCACGGCTCTCCAACCTGTTCCGCCTGCGCTATCGCTGACAGACCGTATGTTCCGATTAATACTGCGTCTATAATATCCTGATATTTTTTAGGCGTCGAATGAATCGATAATCCCAAGTTTTTGAGCCGTTCTCCATGTAGGCGAACTGCAACCTCTATCGCTGTTGACTTTACAACCTCACGAGGAAGCTGTTTGCCACTCAGACCCATTACCTCGTACTGCACTGAACGGGGATGAACCCGACCAGGGACTCTCATTCCTGCTTCACGAGCAACGGTTTCAAAGACCCCCCGTACCTGCTCTACCACCAAAGCAGCGCGTGGGTCTCGCATGGTTGTGGGAGCCTCACAAACTAAAATATCGTTCGATCCAAGCCGCGCTTCTTCCCGTATCTCCCTGAACTTGACCTGCAGGTCTTCAAGGCGGTGAGCCATTGGATGCTTTGATCCAAGCGGAGATATTTTACCAACAGCAAGTAAGAAAGGGTCTGAGCCCTCTTGAGCCTTGAAAAGTGCCCATCCTGAACAGAGAAGACCTGGATCTACCGCAAAAAGTCGTGTCATTTCAATGCTTTATAATCTGATCCGTAAGCTGTATCAGACCTTCACCTCGGTTCTTTTGATACGAAACTCA
This genomic interval from bacterium contains the following:
- a CDS encoding class I SAM-dependent methyltransferase, with product MNGFRYALDVVRATLMSRIQNLGLLYRRKFDVGVNFRAEPYEAKLDFDSSHSKTVEAFNEPQNVLDLGCGEGVVARALSEKGCQVSCVDQRDIPKVQRFAKHFEQQDLNTFKPSKSLRADAFDTILLLDIIEHLNNPEQFLDHLRDCYGSQTPRVIITTGNIGFIILRLAHLVGQFNYGPRGILDIGHKRLFNFKNLISLLEESGYVVSRCEGIPAPFPLVFKRGRISRLLIALNRIGISISKRLFSYQIYIEAHMTPSVPGLLHNMLEDPKQSSQEL